One Chryseobacterium wanjuense genomic region harbors:
- a CDS encoding alpha/beta hydrolase family protein, with protein MKIKLTICLLAFLNFYDAQESITYQKPSAEILKLADYERPPSVLMNNKKDWIVFTYRPTYKTLEDLSQQEMKLGGLRINPVTNISSSATYSNNIKVRKINDKTEVQVKNLPSNPKITYTSFSPDEKKLAFTNTTNKGVELWVIDLETATAKKITSDNLNANLGSPYVWYKDSQNLLIKTLPQNRATLIDSSKDLPTGPIVSTADGKVSQNRTYQDLLKNPQDEKNFEILTSSDIYNVDLNGNLKKVKDQDLYSGLSFSPDGNYLMATTIKKPFSYIIPLNRFPMTTTVYDMNGNVVKTVNEVPLNEVMPKGFSSVRTGKRDMGWRSDLPATLVYAEALDGGDQSKTADYRDEIFTWDAPFSNAPKSFFKTKQRYGGTSWTNDHYAIVSEGWYDTRNTKSFLVDLDNGESKVIDDRNYQDVYSDPGNFNTTKNQYGRYVVDMKGGKSYLIGAGFTKDGQHPFIDEMDMKTLKKKRLYTSNLKNAKEEIIDILNPSKGEILTTQQSPSQYPNYFKKNIKSNKTEAVTNFVNPFESIKDVYKEVITYKRNDGVTLTGTLYLPANYDRKAKKEKLPLLIWAYPTEYKDKNTAGQNTQNPNDFTFPYYGSFVYWTTKGYAVLDDAAFPIIGEGKTEPNDTFIPQLVANAEAAINAVDQLGYIDRKKVAVGGHSYGAFMTANLLTHSNLFACGIARSGAYNRTLTPFGFQSEQRNYWDVPEIYNTMSPFMNADKMKTPLLLIHGDADNNPGTFTLQTERYFQALKNLGAPVKMVLLPKEAHGYVAKENILHLLWEQDQFLEKCLKK; from the coding sequence ATGAAGATAAAACTAACCATCTGTCTCCTTGCATTTCTTAATTTTTATGATGCGCAGGAGAGTATTACTTACCAGAAACCGTCTGCTGAAATTCTTAAACTTGCAGATTATGAAAGACCTCCAAGTGTTTTGATGAATAATAAAAAAGACTGGATTGTCTTTACTTACCGCCCGACTTACAAAACATTGGAAGATCTGAGCCAGCAGGAAATGAAATTGGGAGGGTTGAGAATCAATCCTGTGACCAATATTTCAAGTTCGGCGACGTATTCAAATAATATTAAGGTTAGAAAAATTAATGATAAAACGGAAGTTCAGGTTAAAAATTTACCATCGAATCCGAAAATCACTTACACTTCATTTTCTCCGGATGAAAAGAAATTAGCTTTTACAAATACCACCAACAAAGGAGTAGAACTTTGGGTAATCGATCTGGAAACAGCTACAGCAAAGAAAATCACCTCCGATAATCTGAATGCCAATCTGGGAAGTCCTTACGTTTGGTATAAAGATTCTCAGAATTTGTTGATTAAAACACTTCCTCAAAATAGAGCAACTTTAATTGATTCCAGCAAAGATCTTCCGACAGGCCCGATCGTTTCTACAGCAGACGGAAAAGTTTCGCAAAACAGAACGTATCAGGATCTTTTGAAAAATCCACAGGATGAAAAGAATTTTGAAATCCTTACATCTTCTGATATTTACAACGTTGATCTCAATGGAAACTTGAAGAAAGTAAAAGATCAGGATCTGTATTCCGGACTGAGTTTTTCTCCGGACGGAAATTATCTGATGGCTACGACAATTAAAAAACCATTTTCATACATCATTCCTTTGAACAGATTTCCCATGACGACGACTGTTTATGATATGAACGGAAATGTTGTAAAAACAGTGAATGAAGTTCCGTTGAATGAGGTTATGCCAAAAGGTTTTTCGTCTGTAAGAACCGGAAAAAGAGATATGGGATGGAGAAGCGATCTGCCCGCAACTTTGGTGTATGCCGAAGCTTTGGATGGTGGCGACCAGTCGAAAACGGCCGATTACAGAGATGAAATTTTCACTTGGGATGCTCCGTTCAGCAATGCTCCGAAATCGTTCTTTAAAACAAAACAAAGATATGGAGGAACAAGCTGGACAAACGATCATTATGCCATCGTTTCCGAAGGTTGGTACGACACCAGAAATACAAAATCTTTCCTTGTTGATCTGGATAATGGTGAATCAAAAGTAATTGATGACAGAAATTATCAGGATGTTTACAGCGATCCGGGGAATTTTAACACAACAAAAAATCAGTACGGAAGATATGTGGTCGATATGAAAGGAGGAAAGTCCTATCTCATCGGAGCCGGTTTTACCAAAGACGGGCAACATCCCTTCATCGATGAAATGGATATGAAAACTTTAAAGAAAAAAAGGCTTTATACTTCAAATCTTAAAAATGCTAAGGAAGAAATCATTGATATTTTAAACCCTTCCAAAGGGGAAATCCTGACAACCCAACAATCTCCCAGTCAGTATCCGAACTATTTTAAAAAGAATATTAAATCTAATAAAACAGAAGCAGTAACCAATTTTGTCAACCCTTTTGAAAGCATCAAAGACGTTTATAAAGAAGTTATTACCTACAAAAGAAACGACGGGGTGACCTTGACAGGAACCCTTTATCTTCCGGCAAACTACGACAGAAAAGCAAAAAAAGAAAAATTACCTCTGTTAATCTGGGCATATCCAACTGAATATAAAGATAAAAATACGGCAGGGCAGAATACACAGAATCCAAATGACTTTACGTTCCCTTACTACGGATCTTTCGTATACTGGACGACAAAAGGATATGCCGTGTTGGATGATGCTGCTTTCCCGATCATCGGAGAAGGAAAAACAGAACCGAACGATACATTTATTCCGCAATTGGTGGCCAATGCTGAAGCTGCGATTAATGCGGTGGATCAGTTAGGCTATATCGACAGAAAAAAAGTTGCGGTAGGAGGGCATTCTTACGGTGCTTTTATGACGGCTAATCTTTTAACTCATTCTAATCTTTTCGCTTGCGGAATTGCACGAAGCGGGGCGTATAACAGAACATTGACACCGTTTGGATTCCAGAGCGAACAGAGAAATTACTGGGATGTTCCGGAAATCTACAACACGATGTCACCGTTCATGAACGCGGATAAAATGAAAACACCATTACTGTTAATTCACGGTGATGCAGACAATAATCCGGGAACGTTTACTTTGCAGACGGAAAGATACTTCCAGGCTTTAAAAAACCTTGGAGCTCCCGTAAAAATGGTTCTTTTACCAAAAGAAGCTCACGGATATGTTGCAAAAGAAAATATCCTGCATTTGCTTTGGGAACAGGATCAGTTTTTGGAGAAATGTTTGAAGAAATAA
- a CDS encoding DoxX family protein: protein MNYSNSNSTVLKDIILLIVRVFIGFAMLSHGFPKLQTLLEGGKIEFFDFLGLGPQITLILTVFSEFVCSILLILGLFTRVALGFLVFTMIIAGFVVLSAEPFAKQELSFIYLSVYLLLIVFGAGKISVDYMIEKRKRANDW from the coding sequence ATGAACTATTCGAATTCAAATTCTACAGTTTTAAAAGATATTATTTTATTGATTGTGAGGGTGTTTATTGGTTTTGCCATGTTATCTCACGGTTTCCCAAAACTTCAGACTCTGCTGGAAGGCGGAAAGATCGAATTTTTTGATTTTCTGGGATTGGGACCTCAAATCACTTTGATACTGACTGTTTTCTCAGAATTCGTTTGTTCGATCCTGCTTATTTTAGGGCTTTTCACGAGAGTGGCTTTAGGGTTTCTGGTTTTCACCATGATTATTGCAGGATTTGTAGTGTTGAGTGCAGAACCTTTTGCAAAACAGGAATTAAGTTTCATTTATTTGTCCGTTTACCTCCTTCTGATTGTTTTCGGAGCCGGAAAAATCTCCGTAGATTACATGATCGAGAAGAGAAAACGAGCCAACGACTGGTAA
- the era gene encoding GTPase Era has translation MHKAGFVNIVGKPNAGKSTLLNQLMGEKLAIVTQKAQTTRHRIFGIYNEDDLQIVFSDTPGVLDPKYGLQEKMMDFVKDSLQDADVFLFIVDVTDKAEPSEFLIDKLNKIPVPVLLLLNKVDQTDQEGLEKLVGEWHERIPKAEILPISALNAFNTDIILPKLKSMLPENPPYYDKDQYTDKPERFFVNEAIREKILLNYDKEIPYSVEVVTEQFKEKEGIIFIDSIIYVERDTQKGIIIGHKGEAIKKVGTEARQDLEKFFNKKIHLNLFVKVKKDWRKNDRDLKNFGYR, from the coding sequence ATGCACAAAGCAGGATTTGTAAATATAGTTGGGAAACCCAATGCCGGAAAATCTACCTTATTAAACCAATTAATGGGAGAGAAACTGGCAATTGTAACCCAAAAAGCTCAGACAACACGCCACAGGATTTTCGGAATTTATAATGAGGATGACTTACAGATCGTATTTTCCGATACTCCGGGAGTTTTGGATCCGAAATACGGTTTACAGGAAAAAATGATGGATTTTGTAAAAGATTCTTTACAGGATGCAGACGTTTTCCTTTTCATTGTGGATGTTACCGATAAAGCCGAACCGTCAGAATTTTTGATTGATAAATTAAATAAAATCCCCGTTCCTGTATTACTTTTATTGAATAAAGTAGATCAGACCGATCAGGAAGGACTTGAAAAATTGGTGGGAGAGTGGCACGAAAGAATCCCGAAGGCTGAAATTCTTCCGATTTCTGCGTTGAATGCTTTTAATACGGATATTATTTTGCCTAAATTAAAATCGATGCTACCGGAAAACCCGCCATATTACGATAAAGATCAGTATACAGATAAGCCTGAAAGATTTTTCGTAAATGAAGCGATTCGTGAGAAAATTCTTCTGAATTATGATAAAGAAATTCCATACTCTGTAGAAGTGGTTACGGAACAGTTTAAGGAAAAAGAAGGAATAATTTTCATCGATTCTATTATTTATGTAGAAAGAGATACACAAAAAGGAATTATTATCGGGCATAAAGGAGAAGCCATCAAGAAAGTGGGAACTGAAGCAAGACAGGATCTTGAGAAATTCTTTAATAAAAAAATTCACCTGAATCTTTTCGTAAAAGTGAAAAAAGACTGGCGAAAAAATGACAGGGATCTGAAAAATTTTGGTTACAGATAA
- a CDS encoding sugar phosphate isomerase/epimerase family protein, with the protein MNIKFGASLLSWITPVWSPEAGKYAIEKTAGAGFDLIEILLPASMEFNTDEVKKQLKNNNLEAVCSLNLPKEAHIAHYPKVAENLMKQAINKTSELETDFLGGVLHGGIGVFSGNILTENEEEIITEVWSNVADYAKEKGVNIGIEPINRYETYVCNTAENVLDLISKTGKDNLFLHLDTFHMNIEENNFYDPIILAGNKLKHLHMTDSHRGMLGEGTVNWNELFKALKEINFEGNLVLENFSSSVPGMQQMVSLWQKSPHDAEELALGSLKFMKNHSN; encoded by the coding sequence ATGAATATAAAATTTGGGGCTTCCCTTCTTTCATGGATCACTCCGGTATGGAGTCCTGAAGCGGGAAAATATGCTATTGAAAAAACAGCCGGTGCAGGTTTTGATCTGATTGAAATTTTGCTTCCTGCATCCATGGAATTTAATACTGATGAAGTAAAAAAACAGCTTAAAAATAATAATCTGGAAGCAGTCTGTTCTTTAAACCTTCCGAAAGAAGCACATATTGCACATTATCCAAAAGTCGCTGAAAACCTGATGAAACAAGCCATCAATAAAACCTCAGAGCTGGAAACTGACTTTTTAGGAGGCGTTCTTCATGGCGGAATCGGTGTTTTTTCGGGGAATATTCTCACGGAAAATGAAGAGGAAATCATTACCGAAGTCTGGAGCAATGTTGCAGATTATGCTAAAGAAAAAGGCGTAAATATCGGCATTGAACCCATCAATCGCTACGAAACGTATGTTTGCAATACAGCGGAAAATGTGTTGGATTTAATTTCAAAAACGGGAAAAGATAATCTGTTTCTTCATCTCGATACTTTCCACATGAATATTGAGGAGAATAATTTTTATGACCCCATTATTTTAGCAGGAAATAAACTGAAACACCTTCATATGACAGATTCCCACCGCGGAATGCTGGGCGAGGGAACCGTAAACTGGAATGAATTGTTTAAAGCATTAAAAGAAATTAATTTTGAAGGAAATCTGGTGCTTGAAAATTTTTCATCTTCCGTTCCCGGAATGCAGCAGATGGTTTCTTTATGGCAAAAATCTCCGCATGATGCAGAAGAACTGGCTTTAGGAAGTCTGAAATTCATGAAAAATCACAGTAATTAA
- a CDS encoding carbohydrate porin gives MKNQILKGCFLMILILSQRGYAQIIITNKKFSFGTTGRIGAGYSPNADGRTGRQLNLANQGSLGGRMDQGDYVDFLPAFHFTPVVGDSAKKTKIDMQARLSFYSGGTFLGNVDTKSNQGMIVALPEAFVEARNIMGSDWDVWAGSRWLRFDDVHIADYFYFDDHSATGWGVRHKNTRFSMFFPAAIDTAASNSTPYSYTNIISGGKHLIYRQREVFVLEQTIPFKNNDHKVKLLAEFHAVDKSGKHSVENYPSDYGWVLGAKLNSNLKTRLPGSFNQISLRYGAGIANGGDGGNTQTWRTYGAPNEVTRTYKGAYSLTAVEHFLLNLSDRWSLNGYAVYTQSKGGADSDNKAIDYYKREIFNKKSEFNTGVRATYYFNNWFHILSELHYAQRKDGTQDPASMVKFVLAPTIVPTAERSVWARPHIRLIAEISRYNDQAMNTLYSPFLQQSGSKRIGTYLGVRTEWWVF, from the coding sequence ATGAAAAATCAAATTTTAAAAGGCTGTTTTTTGATGATATTGATTCTCAGCCAGAGAGGATATGCCCAGATTATCATTACCAATAAGAAGTTTTCATTCGGGACAACGGGAAGAATCGGGGCAGGATATTCTCCAAACGCAGATGGAAGAACAGGTAGGCAATTGAACCTTGCCAATCAGGGATCTTTGGGAGGAAGGATGGATCAGGGAGATTATGTGGATTTTTTGCCGGCGTTTCATTTTACACCGGTTGTTGGCGACAGTGCCAAAAAAACAAAAATCGATATGCAGGCGAGATTGAGCTTTTACTCGGGAGGAACTTTTTTGGGAAATGTAGATACAAAATCCAATCAGGGAATGATCGTGGCATTACCGGAAGCATTTGTTGAAGCTAGAAATATCATGGGAAGTGACTGGGATGTCTGGGCAGGTTCGCGATGGCTGAGATTTGATGACGTGCATATTGCAGATTATTTTTACTTTGATGATCATTCGGCGACGGGGTGGGGAGTTCGACATAAAAACACAAGATTTTCCATGTTTTTCCCGGCTGCGATTGATACTGCAGCAAGCAATTCAACGCCGTATTCCTACACCAATATTATCAGTGGAGGAAAACATCTGATCTACAGACAGCGGGAAGTTTTTGTTTTGGAGCAGACAATTCCTTTTAAAAATAATGATCATAAAGTAAAATTACTGGCAGAATTCCACGCTGTTGATAAATCCGGAAAGCATTCTGTCGAAAATTATCCTTCAGATTACGGTTGGGTCTTGGGAGCGAAATTAAATTCAAATTTAAAAACCAGACTTCCGGGTTCATTTAATCAGATTTCACTGCGATACGGAGCTGGAATTGCCAACGGAGGAGATGGAGGAAATACCCAGACCTGGAGAACGTACGGTGCCCCGAATGAAGTTACGAGAACATATAAAGGAGCATATTCACTCACAGCTGTCGAACATTTTTTATTAAATCTTTCAGACAGATGGTCTCTGAACGGATATGCAGTGTATACCCAAAGTAAAGGCGGCGCAGACAGCGACAACAAAGCCATTGATTATTATAAAAGAGAAATTTTTAATAAAAAATCTGAGTTTAATACAGGAGTAAGAGCAACTTACTATTTCAATAACTGGTTCCATATTCTTTCGGAGCTGCACTACGCACAGCGAAAAGACGGAACCCAGGATCCTGCTTCCATGGTGAAGTTTGTGTTGGCGCCAACCATAGTTCCTACTGCGGAAAGAAGTGTTTGGGCAAGACCTCACATACGACTGATCGCGGAAATTTCCAGATACAACGACCAGGCGATGAATACGCTTTATTCACCGTTTTTACAGCAATCAGGTTCAAAAAGAATAGGAACTTATCTCGGCGTAAGAACCGAATGGTGGGTTTTCTAA
- a CDS encoding sugar MFS transporter, with product MKSAKFTEKKYLVVLAFVISLFFFWAIALTMGDVLNKHFQNVLHISKSKSGLVQLSIFGAYALMGIPAGLFMKKFGYKMGVILGLTLFAGGCFLFVPASNMASFDFFRFALFILALGMATLETVAHPFLASLGDERTSDQRVNFAQSFNGLGAIVGPLLGGFFIFGGAGEDNSLDSVKSLYTWIGIVVLVLAIIFSFIKVPDLKDPHTEEMEILEHATGEDHHADQVDAAAPLWKQRHFVFAVVAQFFNIAAQGGTWAFFINYGVEKMHLQETQASYYFSLSMAMMMVGRFIGTFLMRYIAPNKVLAIFTACNIVLCLIISQSFGWVSFVSLIMLNLFLSVMYPTIFSLGLKKLGGKVQQASSFLVMAMFGGAFFTPIMGKIAETDVAHAYLLPIICYVIIVLFALKLYKPKTLK from the coding sequence ATGAAATCAGCTAAGTTTACAGAAAAAAAGTACCTAGTTGTACTGGCTTTTGTTATTTCCCTGTTCTTTTTCTGGGCAATAGCACTTACGATGGGAGATGTTCTGAATAAGCATTTTCAGAATGTCCTTCACATTTCGAAATCGAAATCGGGATTGGTACAGCTTTCCATTTTCGGAGCGTATGCTTTGATGGGAATTCCTGCAGGACTTTTTATGAAAAAGTTTGGGTATAAAATGGGAGTTATCTTAGGACTAACCTTATTTGCGGGGGGATGTTTTCTCTTCGTTCCGGCTTCCAATATGGCTTCTTTTGATTTTTTCAGGTTTGCACTTTTCATTCTGGCTTTAGGAATGGCGACTTTGGAAACGGTAGCGCATCCTTTCTTGGCTTCTTTGGGAGACGAAAGAACGAGCGATCAGAGGGTGAATTTTGCCCAGTCTTTCAACGGTTTGGGAGCCATTGTAGGACCTTTGCTGGGTGGTTTCTTCATTTTTGGAGGAGCTGGAGAAGACAATTCTTTGGATTCGGTTAAAAGCCTTTATACCTGGATCGGGATTGTGGTTCTTGTTCTGGCCATTATTTTTTCTTTCATTAAAGTTCCTGATTTGAAAGATCCTCACACTGAAGAAATGGAAATCCTTGAGCATGCAACAGGAGAGGACCATCACGCAGATCAGGTAGATGCTGCTGCACCGCTTTGGAAGCAGAGACATTTTGTTTTCGCTGTTGTCGCCCAGTTCTTTAATATTGCGGCGCAGGGCGGAACCTGGGCGTTTTTCATCAATTATGGTGTTGAAAAAATGCACCTTCAGGAAACTCAGGCTTCCTATTATTTTTCACTGAGTATGGCGATGATGATGGTAGGGAGATTTATCGGAACATTTTTAATGAGATATATCGCTCCGAATAAGGTTTTAGCCATTTTTACGGCTTGTAATATTGTTCTTTGTTTAATTATTTCTCAAAGTTTCGGTTGGGTTTCTTTTGTCAGTTTAATTATGCTTAATTTATTTTTAAGTGTAATGTATCCTACGATTTTCAGTTTAGGCTTAAAAAAATTAGGAGGAAAAGTTCAGCAGGCATCTTCTTTTCTGGTAATGGCTATGTTTGGCGGGGCATTCTTCACTCCGATTATGGGAAAAATTGCAGAAACGGATGTTGCCCATGCTTACTTATTGCCGATCATCTGTTATGTGATTATTGTTTTGTTTGCTTTAAAACTTTACAAACCAAAAACTTTAAAGTAA
- a CDS encoding carbohydrate kinase family protein, with product MINNKKYVVCFGEVLWDIFPEGSRAGGAPFNAAYNIHKMGIDVKMLSRIGSDELGQKLIEQIQGWGITTEFIQIDNENPTSTVIAKIDEHNEATYEIINHVAWDYIELQPEHIELVSNADAFIFGSLSARNEKTRQTLLQLLDHAKLKIFDVNFRPPFIDVELIKTLLHKADIVKMNKAELRQIMLFLSEEYKSEDESVVFIQNHFNINEIILTKGSKGARYFVGNKNYGFPAVPITIADTVGSGDAFLSGFISKRIQGESPEEIMNQAISLGAFITSKSGACPDYAYSEFENFRIQNSI from the coding sequence ATGATAAATAATAAAAAATACGTCGTTTGTTTTGGTGAAGTTCTTTGGGATATCTTTCCTGAAGGCTCGAGAGCGGGAGGTGCACCATTTAATGCAGCTTATAATATCCACAAAATGGGTATTGATGTAAAAATGCTAAGCAGAATCGGAAGTGATGAGTTGGGCCAAAAATTGATTGAACAAATTCAAGGCTGGGGAATCACGACTGAGTTCATCCAAATCGATAACGAAAATCCTACGAGTACTGTTATTGCTAAAATTGATGAGCATAATGAAGCAACCTATGAAATCATCAACCATGTCGCTTGGGATTATATCGAACTGCAGCCGGAACATATCGAACTGGTTTCCAACGCTGATGCTTTTATTTTTGGAAGCCTTTCTGCAAGGAATGAAAAGACCAGACAAACACTTCTGCAACTATTGGATCACGCAAAATTGAAAATTTTTGATGTGAATTTTAGACCGCCTTTTATTGATGTAGAATTGATTAAAACACTCTTGCACAAAGCAGATATCGTTAAAATGAACAAAGCCGAACTGCGGCAGATCATGCTTTTTTTAAGCGAAGAATATAAAAGCGAAGATGAAAGTGTGGTTTTTATTCAAAATCATTTTAATATCAATGAAATTATTCTCACCAAAGGAAGTAAAGGAGCAAGATATTTTGTAGGCAACAAAAATTACGGATTTCCGGCGGTTCCTATTACCATTGCGGATACAGTAGGAAGTGGCGATGCTTTTCTGTCCGGTTTTATTTCGAAAAGAATTCAGGGGGAAAGTCCTGAAGAAATTATGAATCAGGCCATTTCTTTGGGCGCTTTTATTACTTCAAAATCAGGAGCTTGTCCGGATTATGCATACTCGGAATTTGAGAATTTCAGGATTCAAAATAGCATTTAA
- a CDS encoding LacI family DNA-binding transcriptional regulator encodes MKRASIKDIARIAEVSVATVSYVLNKKEGSRISEATKKKIHDVAKSINYTPNKIAKSLKMSKSKLIGLIVADISNDFYSNIARNIEDQAMKLGYTLLIGSSDENPEKFRKLTELFSEQQVDGMIIAPVVDSDDAINKLIGEEYPIVTIDRYLKNVSLPGVMINNSEISEYICDQLVEKNFDEIIYVGYDTKLPHLLDRQDGFDKRISASKIKSKRILIGIHNITEEVHSKLRENLNLNKKTAIYFSSNKLGIAGLRYLNDNNIRVPEDVSVIAFDETEAYHLFPTDIDFVQQPLIDMAKESVKLLDSQINNYTPNGKRVIFHAKYMGRNSVK; translated from the coding sequence ATGAAAAGAGCTTCCATCAAAGACATAGCTAGAATTGCCGAAGTTTCCGTGGCAACGGTTTCCTATGTTTTAAACAAAAAGGAAGGAAGCAGAATAAGTGAAGCTACTAAGAAAAAAATTCATGATGTAGCAAAATCAATCAATTATACTCCAAATAAAATTGCGAAAAGCTTGAAAATGAGCAAAAGCAAATTGATCGGACTTATCGTAGCGGATATTTCAAATGACTTTTACTCAAACATTGCACGGAATATTGAAGATCAGGCCATGAAGCTTGGTTATACGCTTTTGATCGGAAGTTCAGACGAGAACCCGGAAAAATTTAGAAAACTAACCGAACTATTTTCTGAACAGCAAGTTGACGGAATGATCATCGCACCGGTGGTAGATTCTGATGATGCAATCAATAAATTAATCGGTGAAGAATATCCAATTGTAACGATCGATCGTTACCTGAAAAATGTAAGTCTTCCTGGCGTAATGATCAATAATTCAGAGATTTCCGAGTATATTTGCGATCAATTGGTCGAGAAAAATTTTGATGAAATCATTTACGTTGGATATGATACGAAATTGCCACATTTGCTTGACAGACAGGATGGTTTTGATAAAAGAATTTCTGCTTCAAAGATTAAATCAAAAAGAATTTTAATCGGAATTCATAATATCACGGAAGAAGTTCATAGCAAGCTTAGAGAAAATTTGAATCTTAATAAAAAAACAGCGATCTATTTTTCTAGTAACAAGTTGGGAATCGCAGGTTTACGCTATCTGAATGACAATAATATCCGAGTTCCGGAAGATGTTTCGGTGATTGCATTTGATGAAACAGAAGCCTATCATCTTTTTCCTACCGATATAGATTTTGTACAACAACCTTTGATTGATATGGCGAAAGAATCAGTAAAACTTCTTGACAGTCAGATAAATAATTATACTCCAAACGGAAAGAGGGTAATTTTCCATGCAAAATATATGGGACGAAATTCCGTGAAATAA
- a CDS encoding Crp/Fnr family transcriptional regulator, with protein sequence MTINDILNNIHPLPESSANKLKKYITEVSYPKNFCLMEAHKIVPYIYFIKRGIVRAYATTEDKDITFWFGKEGETIVSMKSYVEDKPGYENIELLEDCELYKLETENLRKLFNEDIHIANWGRKFAERELVKTEELIISRQFKPALERYKDLMRDKADLIKRVQLGHIASYLGISQVSLSRIRAEIK encoded by the coding sequence ATGACCATCAACGATATTCTTAATAATATTCATCCCCTACCCGAAAGCTCGGCAAATAAGCTTAAAAAATATATCACAGAAGTTTCATATCCGAAAAATTTCTGCCTGATGGAAGCTCATAAAATTGTGCCTTATATTTACTTTATAAAAAGAGGAATTGTCCGTGCTTATGCTACTACAGAAGATAAAGACATTACTTTTTGGTTTGGAAAAGAAGGCGAAACAATCGTTTCCATGAAAAGCTATGTGGAGGATAAACCCGGTTACGAAAATATCGAACTTCTCGAAGATTGCGAATTATATAAACTGGAAACAGAAAATTTAAGAAAATTATTCAATGAAGATATTCACATTGCCAATTGGGGACGGAAGTTTGCAGAAAGAGAATTGGTAAAAACTGAGGAACTGATTATTTCAAGGCAGTTCAAGCCTGCTTTGGAACGTTATAAAGATTTGATGAGAGATAAGGCAGATCTCATCAAACGTGTCCAGTTGGGACATATCGCTTCTTATCTGGGCATTTCTCAGGTGAGTCTGAGTAGGATTCGGGCGGAGATTAAGTGA
- a CDS encoding DMT family transporter: MNWIILIVAGLFEVAFASCLGKVKETSGTTMYFWFAGFLISLTISMLLLIKATQTLPIGTAYAVWTGIGAVGTVLMGIFFFKDPVSFWRIFFIVTLIGSVVGLKAVSSH, from the coding sequence ATGAATTGGATTATTTTAATTGTTGCCGGATTATTTGAAGTCGCATTTGCCTCTTGCCTGGGAAAAGTAAAGGAAACATCGGGAACAACCATGTATTTTTGGTTCGCCGGATTTTTAATCTCCCTTACTATCAGTATGCTTCTGCTGATAAAAGCCACTCAAACTTTACCTATAGGAACCGCTTATGCAGTTTGGACCGGGATCGGCGCTGTCGGAACTGTTTTGATGGGAATTTTCTTCTTTAAAGATCCGGTAAGTTTTTGGAGAATTTTCTTTATTGTTACTTTAATTGGTTCTGTGGTTGGGCTAAAAGCGGTTTCTTCACATTGA